One Candidatus Nitrososphaera evergladensis SR1 genomic window carries:
- a CDS encoding winged helix-turn-helix domain-containing protein — MVHEYRDRIYIRKDIMLKLSEYGELNQSKLMSYCGLNNVKHRVIIDDMVEKGLLTRFEELWGNKTIIKYKLSEKGRAILNEILEPYEALFPRESGGKSQ, encoded by the coding sequence TTGGTTCACGAATACCGCGACAGGATCTACATCCGCAAAGACATCATGCTGAAACTGTCAGAATACGGCGAGCTTAACCAGAGCAAACTGATGAGCTACTGCGGGCTTAACAACGTCAAGCACAGGGTAATAATCGACGACATGGTGGAAAAAGGTCTGCTGACAAGGTTTGAAGAATTGTGGGGCAACAAGACGATAATAAAGTACAAGCTGTCAGAAAAGGGCAGGGCAATATTGAATGAGATATTGGAGCCGTACGAGGCCCTGTTTCCAAGGGAGAGCGGTGGCAAGTCACAATGA
- a CDS encoding winged helix-turn-helix transcriptional regulator, whose translation MSIVLDKSSGGFAGATGIARVLGKKWALLILENISAREAARFDDLKRALEGISSTVLSERLKELEHESLVVKKIYKRPPKIEYKLSDSARELQSIMDEIGRWQVRWKREKNLLKGGEGKMQLL comes from the coding sequence ATGAGCATCGTCCTTGACAAAAGCAGCGGCGGATTTGCAGGCGCCACAGGCATCGCAAGGGTGCTTGGCAAAAAATGGGCCCTTTTGATCCTTGAAAACATCAGTGCAAGAGAAGCGGCGCGTTTTGACGACCTAAAGCGCGCCCTTGAAGGAATCAGCAGCACGGTACTGTCAGAGCGCCTGAAAGAGCTGGAACACGAGAGCCTAGTGGTCAAAAAGATCTACAAAAGGCCGCCAAAGATTGAATACAAGCTTTCAGACAGTGCAAGAGAGCTTCAATCCATTATGGATGAAATTGGCAGGTGGCAGGTCAGGTGGAAAAGAGAGAAAAACCTCCTGAAAGGGGGCGAGGGCAAAATGCAATTACTTTAA
- a CDS encoding sensor histidine kinase encodes MTLQGKRDSIFASARTGFAIIVAIIVMSYGLFFYLETSAEFQIRGIQFERSKDNQVVITEGIANRLESSVELATTKFRVMASEIEEIGDSAQLSARLDQIESLYVDRLHSGLAAMLDKDGAIVWLGGGGNNNGSGKSGYYGWNVGNNLSQYSWVQKTKDALAPVFTGEHAPGNNNIDLLVMTHPLVQHGQYRGQLVQFLPAGPVAQDVGQNLPEAQALSVLDLDGKFVLSSDESLLHQQFFSSEQGLNTVGGESEDLRNAVDAGLRGDTNPQRVLYRVDGEEMLTVGVPVTEGAAASNNAPVYYLLVTTPVSFFYKEINQVLVAQRLQAFSILAGTSVSVIILAVFVNRAASLDREVRRRTSELQASNTLITQQKKELEKANEDLKQLDRMKDEFLNIAAHELRTPITPILMAAEELEDELGKRSDVRMIARNAKKLQRLVQNVLDLARIENNTFKLAKEPANLGEVVYATVEDYRAQLEDKAGSAIVYDMTDVPMNLDKTRIMQVLSNLLGNAIKFTKQGTVTVSVTKDAAAGKVTVAVRDTGKGIDPEIMPRLFQKFATKSDSGTGLGLYISKSIVEAHGGTMWAENNADGAGGATFYFTLPLAQ; translated from the coding sequence GTGACCCTGCAGGGTAAGCGTGACTCAATTTTTGCAAGCGCGCGGACCGGATTTGCCATAATAGTTGCGATAATTGTCATGTCCTATGGCCTGTTCTTTTACCTAGAGACGTCTGCCGAATTTCAGATCCGCGGCATACAGTTTGAGCGCAGCAAGGACAACCAGGTGGTCATTACGGAAGGCATCGCCAACCGTCTAGAGTCGTCCGTGGAACTTGCGACTACAAAATTCCGGGTCATGGCGTCTGAGATTGAAGAGATCGGCGACTCTGCGCAGCTGTCTGCGCGACTTGATCAGATAGAGTCGCTGTACGTGGACAGGCTGCATAGCGGCCTTGCGGCCATGCTTGACAAGGACGGGGCCATCGTCTGGCTTGGCGGTGGCGGTAATAATAATGGCAGCGGCAAATCCGGCTACTATGGGTGGAACGTGGGGAACAACCTTTCGCAGTACTCATGGGTTCAAAAGACAAAGGATGCGCTTGCGCCCGTCTTTACGGGCGAGCACGCGCCTGGCAATAATAATATCGATCTTTTGGTGATGACCCATCCGCTTGTGCAACACGGCCAGTACCGGGGCCAGCTTGTCCAGTTCCTGCCCGCCGGCCCAGTCGCGCAAGATGTGGGGCAGAATCTCCCGGAGGCGCAGGCCTTGAGCGTGCTTGACCTTGACGGAAAATTTGTCCTAAGCTCCGACGAGTCGCTGCTGCATCAGCAGTTCTTCTCATCGGAGCAGGGTCTCAATACCGTTGGCGGCGAAAGCGAGGATCTAAGAAACGCAGTGGACGCAGGATTGCGAGGAGACACGAATCCGCAGCGGGTGCTGTACAGAGTCGACGGCGAGGAGATGCTGACGGTGGGCGTGCCCGTGACTGAGGGCGCCGCCGCCAGTAACAACGCTCCTGTCTATTACCTGCTGGTGACCACGCCGGTATCGTTTTTTTACAAAGAGATAAACCAGGTGCTTGTCGCGCAGAGGCTCCAGGCGTTTTCCATACTTGCCGGCACGTCAGTGTCTGTCATCATACTGGCAGTTTTTGTAAACCGCGCCGCCAGCCTTGACAGGGAGGTGCGCAGGCGCACAAGCGAGCTGCAGGCGTCAAACACGCTCATAACGCAGCAGAAAAAAGAGCTGGAAAAGGCAAACGAGGACCTGAAGCAGCTGGACAGGATGAAGGACGAGTTCCTCAACATCGCCGCGCATGAGCTTCGCACGCCCATCACTCCGATACTGATGGCGGCAGAAGAGCTTGAGGACGAGCTGGGCAAGCGCTCTGACGTGCGCATGATAGCAAGAAACGCCAAGAAGCTCCAGCGGCTGGTGCAGAACGTGCTTGACCTTGCAAGGATAGAGAACAACACCTTCAAGCTGGCAAAAGAGCCGGCAAACCTAGGCGAGGTGGTGTACGCCACGGTGGAGGATTACCGCGCCCAGCTGGAGGACAAGGCCGGGTCTGCAATAGTTTATGACATGACAGACGTGCCGATGAACCTGGACAAGACTAGGATCATGCAGGTCCTTTCAAACCTTCTGGGCAATGCGATAAAGTTCACAAAGCAGGGCACGGTGACAGTCAGCGTTACAAAGGATGCCGCCGCTGGCAAAGTCACCGTCGCAGTCAGGGACACTGGCAAGGGGATTGATCCTGAAATAATGCCCCGGCTGTTCCAAAAGTTTGCGACCAAGTCGGATAGCGGCACCGGCCTTGGCCTGTACATATCAAAGAGCATCGTAGAAGCGCATGGCGGCACCATGTGGGCTGAAAACAACGCAGACGGTGCAGGCGGCGCGACGTTCTACTTTACGCTTCCGCTGGCACAATAA
- a CDS encoding LSM domain-containing protein, whose product MSVDMAVKVLDESLGKVVLIKLKGGKVIRGNLHGFDQHMNLLLEDSVEILEEGKSNDLGTIVVRGDNVVIISPPPK is encoded by the coding sequence ATGTCCGTTGATATGGCAGTTAAGGTTCTCGACGAGAGCCTTGGAAAAGTTGTGCTTATCAAGTTGAAAGGTGGCAAGGTCATCAGGGGAAACCTCCACGGGTTTGACCAGCACATGAACCTGTTGCTTGAAGATTCCGTGGAAATCCTTGAGGAAGGCAAGTCAAATGACCTTGGAACTATTGTCGTAAGGGGCGACAACGTGGTCATCATTTCTCCTCCTCCAAAGTAA
- a CDS encoding SHOCT domain-containing protein: MSYQGPNRIRQIAGWSIIGVIAAVVMTIASIAIYSYLVPRPPGAFYYPFFPFHFGWLGGIFLIFAGLWIARWLLWPWRRGWGGYYYYYPRQQGADAVSIVRERYARGEITKEQFEQMLCDLRGQDGAQSTHEHRP, translated from the coding sequence ATGAGCTACCAAGGACCAAATCGCATCAGGCAGATTGCAGGCTGGAGCATAATAGGAGTGATAGCGGCAGTGGTAATGACAATAGCATCGATTGCGATATACTCCTACCTTGTCCCACGGCCGCCGGGAGCCTTTTATTACCCATTCTTTCCGTTCCACTTTGGCTGGCTCGGCGGCATTTTCCTGATATTTGCAGGCCTGTGGATAGCAAGGTGGCTGCTCTGGCCCTGGAGGAGGGGATGGGGAGGCTATTATTACTACTACCCACGGCAGCAGGGAGCAGACGCGGTGTCGATTGTCAGGGAGAGGTACGCAAGGGGCGAGATCACAAAAGAGCAGTTTGAGCAGATGCTGTGCGATTTGCGAGGGCAAGATGGAGCGCAGAGTACACATGAGCATCGTCCTTGA
- a CDS encoding formyltetrahydrofolate deformylase, whose protein sequence is MVAASSSSAAGNKTIIEVTVVGKDRKGVVADITNFIFQNGGNIEKINQNVVRGLFGMQLEASFARAKRKELDDGLKDLAKRLQMEIKVHYQEPDRLRNVAILVSKEPHCINRILAGRKKGEIKANLAVVIGSEPSLKPVADEAGIPFHSVSHTDQAEAERNILDLIEKYNVDLIVLARYMRILTPNFVWRYPNRIINIHPSLLPAFPGAYAYVQAYERGAKIVGCTAHFVTEDLDQGPIICQESFKVSDSDTLETIRKKGRELEAATLFEAVRLYLEDRLEVYWGKVLVHKSPKGKATTTTSS, encoded by the coding sequence ATGGTTGCCGCCTCTTCTTCTTCCGCTGCAGGAAACAAGACGATAATCGAAGTCACGGTAGTCGGGAAGGACCGCAAGGGTGTGGTGGCCGACATCACCAACTTTATCTTCCAGAACGGCGGCAACATCGAGAAGATAAACCAGAACGTGGTGCGCGGCCTCTTTGGGATGCAGCTGGAAGCATCATTTGCGCGGGCCAAGAGAAAGGAGCTTGACGACGGCCTCAAGGACCTTGCCAAGAGGCTCCAGATGGAAATCAAGGTCCATTACCAGGAACCTGACAGGCTGAGAAACGTGGCAATCCTTGTCAGCAAGGAGCCTCACTGCATCAACAGGATACTTGCGGGCCGCAAAAAGGGCGAGATAAAGGCCAACCTTGCGGTCGTGATTGGAAGCGAGCCATCGCTCAAGCCGGTCGCCGACGAGGCCGGGATCCCGTTCCATTCTGTATCCCACACAGACCAGGCAGAGGCGGAGCGAAACATCCTTGACCTCATCGAAAAATACAACGTCGACCTGATAGTGCTTGCGCGCTACATGCGCATCCTCACGCCAAACTTTGTCTGGCGCTACCCAAACCGCATAATCAACATACACCCGTCGCTTTTGCCGGCTTTCCCCGGCGCCTACGCGTACGTCCAGGCGTACGAGAGGGGCGCCAAGATAGTGGGGTGCACGGCGCATTTTGTCACAGAAGACCTAGACCAGGGTCCGATAATCTGCCAAGAATCATTCAAGGTGTCAGACAGCGACACGCTGGAGACCATACGGAAAAAGGGCCGGGAGCTGGAGGCAGCGACGCTCTTTGAGGCAGTCAGGCTGTACCTTGAGGACCGCCTTGAGGTGTACTGGGGCAAGGTCCTCGTACACAAGTCGCCCAAAGGCAAGGCAACAACGACGACAAGTTCTTAA
- a CDS encoding 50S ribosomal protein L37e, which produces MTKGTTSMGNFTRKKTHIRCRRCGHNSYHKRHKRCSKCGYPEATMRKYTWIKRQVL; this is translated from the coding sequence ATGACGAAAGGCACAACTTCGATGGGTAATTTTACCCGCAAAAAGACTCACATACGCTGCAGAAGGTGCGGCCACAACTCGTACCACAAGCGCCACAAGCGCTGCTCAAAGTGCGGCTACCCTGAAGCTACGATGCGCAAATACACCTGGATAAAGCGCCAGGTGCTCTAG
- a CDS encoding creatininase family protein yields the protein MSSVFGMSDPEFWSALKKTKRAIIPIGSMEQHGPHLPVSTDALIAEHVSKLVAQKVGAFVLPAIAYGVSFEHDPMFHVSLRNSTLSALVCDACAALASHGVKEIIVINGHHGNIGALQYIAQDLAGRISNDVSVHVLHYWHQMKNDELGHAGEVETSLVLAIAPELVKMEKAQAGAKNPTAKSKAAYASITNSPGSFVKITGNGVWGDPKKASAEMGQRLLKEIVAGLAKTISELGDD from the coding sequence ATGTCCTCTGTCTTTGGCATGAGCGACCCTGAATTCTGGAGCGCGCTCAAAAAGACTAAAAGGGCGATAATCCCGATCGGCTCGATGGAGCAGCACGGCCCCCACCTGCCCGTGTCGACCGACGCCCTCATTGCAGAGCACGTCTCAAAGCTGGTCGCGCAAAAGGTAGGCGCATTTGTGCTTCCTGCCATAGCCTACGGCGTCTCGTTTGAGCACGATCCAATGTTTCATGTCTCGCTGCGCAACTCTACCCTGTCTGCGCTCGTGTGCGACGCCTGCGCGGCCCTTGCCAGCCACGGCGTCAAGGAGATTATTGTGATAAACGGTCATCACGGCAACATTGGCGCGCTGCAGTACATCGCCCAGGACCTTGCCGGCAGGATTTCAAACGACGTTTCCGTTCATGTGTTGCATTACTGGCACCAGATGAAAAACGACGAGCTGGGCCACGCCGGCGAGGTAGAGACATCCCTTGTGCTTGCCATCGCGCCAGAGCTGGTAAAGATGGAAAAGGCGCAGGCAGGCGCAAAAAATCCGACTGCAAAGTCAAAGGCCGCCTACGCAAGCATAACAAACTCGCCCGGCTCGTTTGTAAAAATAACTGGCAACGGCGTATGGGGCGACCCCAAGAAGGCGTCTGCGGAAATGGGCCAGCGCCTGCTAAAGGAAATAGTTGCCGGCCTTGCCAAGACGATTTCCGAGCTTGGCGACGATTAA
- a CDS encoding glycosyltransferase has protein sequence MRILHLSHDGLPDWRVEKSALTSSKQGYEVFFAGKKIADGYDATKVFSQAYEINWTAKALCGMPYYWHSVRNQLAKVIKQVRPDMVHAHNLFSAKLVQDLGERFVYDDHESWSKHSLLLSEMEEAVQQQEAQQYVSNASSGGSLVHSIMSMAARTKRSAVNRRTTGLWAKWEKEVLDSSAATITVSNRIAKELRLASGSGSSSRIVVVPNYPTKQETSDLEKPRYLDRLSSVYSGSDGQSNGSRRLPNRNMDGLYDLFNNDSSSSNKNTGTLTILGWQGTTTDPSSRVEFAGFLSRKEMFKEMSNHSIGLLPWKRHWSHYFVNPNKVYEYAHAGLHVMCTSSFDTVIETFQGNCTTFDDYKDLASQLEYYDENMEELYKKRVKTYEFAHSNLVWENFEPEILRAYQLS, from the coding sequence ATGAGGATACTGCACCTTTCTCACGACGGCCTGCCGGATTGGCGGGTTGAAAAATCTGCACTAACCTCGTCAAAGCAAGGTTACGAAGTATTTTTTGCAGGAAAAAAAATCGCTGACGGATATGATGCGACAAAAGTATTCAGCCAGGCATACGAGATAAACTGGACGGCAAAGGCGCTCTGCGGAATGCCATACTACTGGCATTCGGTAAGGAACCAGCTTGCCAAGGTCATCAAACAAGTCAGGCCGGACATGGTCCACGCCCACAACCTCTTTTCGGCAAAGCTTGTGCAGGACCTGGGAGAGCGTTTTGTATACGATGACCACGAGTCATGGTCAAAGCATTCCCTCCTCCTAAGCGAAATGGAAGAGGCAGTACAACAACAAGAGGCGCAGCAATACGTCAGCAATGCAAGCAGCGGCGGTAGCTTGGTGCATTCCATCATGTCCATGGCGGCGCGAACCAAGAGGAGCGCCGTAAACCGCCGTACGACTGGCTTGTGGGCAAAGTGGGAAAAGGAGGTGCTAGATTCATCGGCAGCCACTATCACTGTTTCAAACAGAATCGCAAAAGAGCTCAGGCTTGCTTCTGGAAGCGGCAGCAGTTCAAGGATTGTCGTTGTACCGAACTATCCGACAAAACAAGAGACCAGCGATCTGGAGAAACCCAGGTACCTTGACAGGCTGTCCTCCGTCTATTCCGGAAGCGACGGCCAGAGCAATGGCAGCAGGAGGCTGCCCAACCGCAACATGGATGGCCTATACGACTTGTTCAACAATGATAGCTCAAGCAGCAACAAAAACACAGGAACCTTGACAATACTCGGCTGGCAGGGAACAACTACCGATCCTTCCTCAAGGGTTGAATTTGCAGGCTTTCTCTCGAGGAAAGAAATGTTCAAGGAAATGTCAAACCATTCGATAGGACTATTGCCGTGGAAGCGGCACTGGTCTCATTACTTTGTCAATCCAAACAAGGTCTATGAATATGCCCATGCGGGCCTTCATGTAATGTGCACTTCGTCATTTGACACGGTGATTGAAACATTTCAAGGAAACTGCACGACTTTTGACGACTACAAGGACCTGGCGTCGCAGCTGGAATACTACGACGAAAACATGGAAGAGCTATACAAAAAGAGGGTCAAGACGTACGAATTTGCGCACAGCAACTTGGTATGGGAGAATTTCGAGCCCGAAATACTGAGGGCCTACCAACTGAGCTAG
- a CDS encoding type II toxin-antitoxin system RatA family toxin yields MTTINASRKVQAPLDRVWEIIADVDSEPKYYPGLNSVRNISTNGNVIEREVTVGFRNSHGKQTVMLNPKRSVEVIMREGVMTGKRTVTLTPLDGGTATKIDISWDIEVPGVPVLFRGNVKNNIAKGTEEALERIARATQ; encoded by the coding sequence ATGACGACAATAAACGCCAGCCGCAAAGTGCAGGCGCCCCTTGACAGGGTGTGGGAAATAATTGCAGACGTTGACAGCGAGCCAAAGTACTACCCAGGGCTCAATTCCGTCAGAAACATCAGTACAAACGGCAACGTAATCGAAAGAGAGGTGACGGTGGGCTTTAGGAACTCGCACGGAAAGCAGACCGTGATGCTGAACCCCAAGAGGTCAGTAGAGGTGATCATGAGAGAAGGCGTCATGACGGGCAAAAGGACGGTCACGCTGACCCCTCTTGACGGAGGCACGGCGACAAAGATAGACATCTCTTGGGACATTGAGGTGCCCGGAGTCCCTGTGCTGTTCAGGGGCAACGTGAAAAACAACATCGCCAAGGGGACAGAGGAGGCGCTAGAGAGGATTGCCAGAGCAACGCAGTAG